Proteins from a single region of Phycisphaeraceae bacterium D3-23:
- a CDS encoding DUF1549 and DUF1553 domain-containing protein, with protein MTHPTALYDPTGATQLAAGLLCAAPKKVVQHTHSSPSGSCVAPRSKKRRARAALLGRLTLSAACLVAAGVMSFSIVQASADDAAPAQAAAPAVAVQPGELEVYPASIDLNTNADHQSLVVRTRRADGVTVDLTHSATYRVENAELASVEGNVVHPKQDGETAIIIEHGGKTARVPLTVSEAGADRPISFRLDVMPVFAKAGCNNGSCHGSARGQDGFHLSLFGYDPANDYHNITRQLPGRRINLADTARSLLLTKSTGSVPHTGGQLFTEDHDFYATLERWLDAGAPDDPADVATVTAVEILPLDIVLEGEGAAQQVTVRAHYSDGSDRDITDQAVLMTSNEPSAAIGDDGVITAGSRGEAFVMARFEAYTVGTPVIVIPAGSDVSAAEALFPGAGNNYVDELINDKLRKMRIVPSDVCSDEVFLRRVYIDIAGQLPTPEALDAFLADESPDKRAAVIDQLLERMEFVEIWVMKWAERLQIRSSNQTISQKSAVLYYEWLREQLAAERPMNLIARDLVGSEGGTFASPATNFYQIERDTLKLAENTVQVFVGARMQCAQCHNHPFDRWTMDDYYGFAAFFSQIGRKRGEDPRETVVFNQNRGEINHPVDSRQMPPTYLGGAVAEIERGTDRRVALAQWLTAPENDFFNQNLANFVWEHFMGRGITHPVDDVRVSNPPVNPQLLAALGDRLVETDYDLKQLVRDICNSQAYQRSTQVNPTNADDTTNFSHAHVRRVRAEVLLDCISQVTDTQDKFTGLPRGARAVQIVDGNTSNYFLTTFGRARRDTVCTCEVIMEPNLSQALHLINGDTTNNKIRQGGVVRNMLREESLEPAQVIDRLYRTCVTRPPTRQELDTLLAYVNEAEDTRQALEDVFWALLNSKEFMFNH; from the coding sequence ATGACACACCCCACCGCGCTGTACGATCCGACGGGTGCCACACAACTGGCCGCAGGCCTGCTGTGTGCGGCACCCAAGAAGGTCGTTCAACACACACACAGCAGCCCTTCGGGCAGTTGTGTGGCACCCCGGTCAAAAAAACGCCGAGCCCGCGCCGCGCTGCTCGGCCGACTGACCCTCAGCGCCGCCTGCCTCGTCGCCGCCGGCGTGATGTCCTTCTCCATCGTGCAGGCCAGCGCCGACGACGCCGCGCCAGCGCAGGCGGCTGCGCCCGCCGTCGCCGTGCAGCCCGGCGAGCTTGAGGTCTACCCCGCGTCGATCGACCTCAACACCAACGCCGACCACCAGTCCCTCGTCGTCCGCACCCGCCGGGCCGATGGCGTCACGGTCGACCTCACCCACAGCGCGACCTACCGGGTCGAGAACGCCGAGCTCGCCTCCGTCGAAGGCAACGTCGTCCACCCGAAGCAGGACGGCGAGACCGCCATCATCATCGAGCACGGCGGCAAGACCGCGCGCGTCCCGCTCACGGTCAGTGAGGCCGGCGCGGATCGGCCGATCAGCTTCCGCCTCGACGTCATGCCCGTCTTCGCCAAGGCCGGCTGCAACAACGGCTCGTGCCACGGCTCGGCCCGCGGGCAGGACGGCTTCCACCTCTCGCTCTTCGGCTACGACCCCGCCAACGACTACCACAACATCACACGCCAGCTCCCGGGCCGGCGCATCAACCTCGCCGACACCGCACGCTCGCTCCTGCTCACCAAATCCACCGGCAGCGTCCCGCACACCGGCGGCCAGCTCTTCACCGAAGACCACGACTTCTACGCGACGCTCGAGCGCTGGCTCGACGCCGGCGCGCCCGACGACCCCGCCGACGTCGCGACCGTCACGGCTGTCGAGATCCTCCCGCTCGACATCGTGCTCGAAGGCGAAGGCGCGGCCCAGCAGGTCACCGTCCGCGCGCACTACTCCGACGGCAGCGACCGCGATATTACCGACCAGGCCGTGCTGATGACCAGCAACGAGCCCAGTGCCGCGATCGGCGACGACGGTGTCATCACCGCCGGGTCGCGCGGCGAGGCCTTCGTCATGGCCCGCTTCGAGGCCTACACCGTCGGCACGCCCGTCATCGTCATCCCCGCCGGCAGCGACGTGAGTGCTGCGGAAGCACTTTTCCCGGGGGCGGGCAACAACTACGTCGATGAGCTCATCAACGACAAGCTCCGCAAGATGCGCATCGTCCCTTCGGACGTATGCAGCGACGAGGTATTCCTCCGCCGGGTGTACATCGACATCGCGGGTCAGCTCCCGACGCCCGAAGCGCTCGACGCCTTCCTCGCCGACGAGTCGCCCGACAAGCGTGCGGCCGTGATCGACCAGCTCCTCGAACGCATGGAGTTTGTCGAGATCTGGGTGATGAAGTGGGCCGAGCGCCTGCAGATCCGGTCGAGCAACCAGACGATCAGCCAGAAGTCGGCGGTGCTGTATTACGAGTGGCTGCGCGAGCAGCTCGCCGCCGAGCGCCCCATGAACCTGATCGCCCGCGACCTGGTCGGCTCCGAGGGCGGGACATTCGCGAGCCCGGCGACGAACTTCTACCAGATCGAACGCGACACGCTCAAGCTCGCCGAGAACACCGTGCAGGTCTTCGTCGGCGCGCGGATGCAGTGTGCCCAGTGCCACAACCACCCGTTCGACCGCTGGACGATGGACGACTACTACGGGTTCGCCGCGTTCTTCTCGCAGATCGGGCGCAAACGCGGCGAAGACCCGCGCGAGACCGTGGTCTTCAACCAGAACCGAGGTGAGATCAACCACCCCGTCGATAGCCGACAGATGCCGCCGACCTACCTCGGCGGCGCGGTCGCGGAGATCGAGCGCGGCACTGACCGACGCGTCGCGCTCGCCCAGTGGCTGACCGCGCCCGAGAACGACTTCTTCAACCAGAACCTCGCGAACTTCGTGTGGGAGCACTTCATGGGCCGGGGCATCACGCACCCGGTGGATGATGTGCGTGTCTCCAACCCGCCGGTGAACCCGCAGCTCCTCGCGGCGCTGGGCGACCGGCTGGTCGAGACGGACTACGACCTCAAGCAGCTCGTGCGTGACATCTGCAACTCCCAGGCCTACCAGCGCTCGACCCAGGTGAACCCGACCAACGCCGACGATACCACCAACTTCAGCCACGCCCATGTCCGCCGGGTCCGGGCCGAGGTGCTGCTCGACTGCATCAGCCAGGTCACCGACACGCAGGACAAGTTCACGGGCCTCCCGCGCGGCGCACGTGCGGTGCAGATCGTGGACGGCAACACCAGCAACTACTTCCTCACGACCTTCGGCCGAGCGCGACGCGACACCGTCTGCACCTGCGAGGTCATCATGGAGCCCAACCTGAGCCAGGCCCTCCACCTGATCAACGGCGACACGACGAACAACAAGATCCGACAGGGCGGCGTTGTCCGCAACATGCTCCGCGAGGAATCGCTCGAACCCGCCCAGGTCATCGACCGGTTGTACCGCACATGCGTCACGCGCCCGCCGACGCGGCAAGAGCTCGACACGCTGCTCGCGTATGTCAACGAGGCCGAGGACACACGGCAGGCGCTCGAAGACGTCTTCTGGGCGCTGCTGAACTCGAAGGAGTTCATGTTCAACCATTGA
- the ccsA gene encoding cytochrome c biogenesis protein CcsA, whose amino-acid sequence MADSIHQHENDTGIAARVRYLLPYAIALVLVLWLMSGVLRASGGSELGSYDYAAFGALPVSEDGRVKPMDTLARNSLLQISGKQSLVEEMLLEGEDEGLPAIIWLAEVVSQHPNAQQRAVFRIDDPDVLGLMGKTVDDGKYFSMAEVWPSIQQIDEEARRARDLPDDERSRFQEHALGLWRSVGLLYELQVGLRPYMVPPTAEGEDWQPLVEQGAVGEPTFTPAARARPAGQSWLDMISAYGQGDIAQFNQRVAAHATAVGAAGQADADLNTKSMMRKADFEQGFNAYRPFAKGIVLYTLAGLIGLLGLMLRPMLPEGWYKTVWRSGVGVLIIAFLLHTAGLLIRMWLQGRPPVTNLYSSAVFIGWAAVGFAIGTELLSRLGIASLASSIVGVSTLFIAHNLAKDGDTMGVMQAVLDSNFWLGTHVITVTLGYAATFFAGFLALLYIVLGMATPVLDKKSARLLVGMVYGTICFALLFSFVGTVLGGIWADQSWGRFWGWDPKENGAVMIVLMNAITLHARWGHLVRERGVMCLAIVGNIVTAWSWFGTNLLGVGLHTYGFMDGAMQKLMMFAIANLAVIAIALAVPTRYWVSFRPQPSPGSGNGPGEPSRPA is encoded by the coding sequence ATGGCAGATTCCATCCATCAGCACGAAAACGACACGGGCATCGCCGCACGGGTGCGGTACCTCTTGCCGTACGCGATCGCGCTGGTGCTGGTGCTCTGGCTGATGTCGGGCGTCTTGCGCGCGAGCGGCGGCAGTGAGCTGGGCAGCTACGACTACGCGGCGTTCGGCGCGCTGCCGGTGTCGGAGGACGGCCGGGTCAAGCCGATGGATACGCTGGCGCGCAATTCACTCTTGCAGATCAGCGGGAAGCAGTCGCTGGTTGAGGAGATGCTGCTCGAGGGTGAGGACGAAGGGCTGCCGGCGATCATCTGGCTGGCGGAGGTCGTGTCACAGCACCCCAACGCACAGCAGCGCGCGGTGTTCCGCATCGACGACCCGGATGTGCTCGGGCTGATGGGCAAGACGGTGGATGATGGCAAGTACTTCAGCATGGCGGAGGTCTGGCCCTCGATCCAGCAGATCGACGAGGAGGCTCGGCGGGCCCGCGACCTGCCCGACGACGAGCGCTCGCGGTTCCAGGAACACGCGCTCGGGCTGTGGCGCAGCGTCGGCCTGCTGTACGAGTTGCAGGTCGGGCTTCGGCCGTACATGGTCCCGCCCACGGCGGAGGGTGAGGACTGGCAGCCCCTCGTCGAGCAGGGCGCGGTCGGTGAGCCGACGTTTACCCCTGCGGCGCGCGCTCGTCCCGCCGGGCAGTCGTGGCTCGACATGATTTCGGCCTACGGTCAGGGCGACATCGCGCAGTTCAATCAGCGCGTCGCCGCACACGCCACGGCGGTCGGCGCGGCCGGTCAGGCCGATGCGGACCTCAACACGAAGAGCATGATGCGCAAGGCCGACTTCGAGCAGGGCTTCAACGCCTACCGCCCGTTCGCGAAAGGCATCGTGCTCTACACGCTCGCGGGTTTGATCGGTCTGCTCGGGCTGATGCTGCGGCCGATGCTGCCCGAGGGCTGGTACAAGACGGTGTGGCGTTCGGGCGTTGGCGTGCTGATCATCGCGTTCCTGCTGCACACGGCCGGGCTGCTGATCCGCATGTGGCTGCAGGGCCGCCCGCCGGTGACGAACCTGTATTCCTCGGCGGTGTTCATCGGCTGGGCGGCGGTGGGGTTTGCGATCGGCACGGAGCTGCTCAGCCGGCTGGGGATCGCGTCGCTGGCGTCGTCGATCGTCGGTGTGTCGACGCTGTTCATCGCGCACAACCTGGCGAAGGACGGCGACACGATGGGCGTGATGCAGGCCGTGCTCGACTCAAATTTCTGGCTGGGCACGCACGTCATCACGGTGACGCTGGGCTACGCGGCGACGTTCTTCGCCGGGTTCCTCGCGCTCTTGTACATCGTGCTGGGGATGGCGACGCCGGTGCTGGATAAGAAGTCGGCGCGGCTGCTGGTGGGGATGGTTTATGGCACGATCTGCTTTGCGCTGCTGTTCAGCTTTGTCGGCACGGTGCTGGGCGGGATCTGGGCCGACCAGAGCTGGGGCCGGTTCTGGGGCTGGGACCCAAAAGAGAACGGCGCGGTGATGATCGTGCTGATGAACGCGATCACCCTCCACGCGCGTTGGGGCCACCTCGTGCGCGAGCGCGGGGTCATGTGCCTGGCGATCGTGGGCAATATCGTCACGGCCTGGTCGTGGTTCGGGACCAACCTGCTGGGCGTCGGGCTTCACACCTACGGCTTCATGGACGGGGCGATGCAGAAGCTGATGATGTTCGCCATCGCCAACCTCGCGGTGATCGCGATCGCTCTGGCGGTGCCCACACGGTACTGGGTGAGTTTCCGGCCACAGCCATCGCCGGGCTCGGGCAACGGCCCAGGCGAGCCCTCCCGCCCCGCTTAG
- a CDS encoding cytochrome c biogenesis protein ResB, with product MTIATPPLWLRLLTLPLIPVPYLLIAWYDDLLAGMGPVFYGLLALSIVLSLGAGILHRHWLASLRLTVTLLTLSIILVFLGTLAQVELGVWDAVDQYFRSLFVWVPVDVFRSVLVPGSKQAWSGQFIFPGGFLLLGLLIENLVAAHTVRYKVRARGKGLGVGVALLSASVLMFVLTVAVPRLSMAIQQDVVLMLGIWALPMLLATVAMYVLFGSRKAGIVLIHVGLLLLLTGEFVTGLEADEGQMQISEHGASNYTYDIREVELALVAPLDNGNERHVVVAQWMLEEAEQTGEPIRDDGLPASIRVEGFLANSVLTSGRFIGMDGARVAWEAEEVERNSGTSGASRADMPSAKIAIPDETGQMRQFWVSVYEFVEPTYIEIEGVPWRIELRFRRTYLPYTLQLHDFRNDTFTGTGVAKNYSSDLRLIEPDGLAREAFIKMNRPLRYDGKAFFQSNFFQDPLNRNTGTILQVAQNPGALMPYMACVVVTVGLCVQFGGSLRRYGRRTAAQGIG from the coding sequence ATGACGATTGCCACCCCACCCCTCTGGCTGCGTTTGCTGACGCTGCCCCTGATCCCGGTGCCCTACTTGCTGATCGCGTGGTACGACGACCTGCTGGCGGGCATGGGTCCGGTGTTCTACGGCCTGCTGGCGCTGTCGATCGTGCTGTCGCTTGGCGCAGGCATCCTCCACCGCCACTGGCTCGCGTCGCTGCGGCTGACCGTCACGCTGCTCACGCTGAGCATCATCCTCGTCTTCCTCGGCACGCTCGCGCAGGTCGAGCTCGGGGTGTGGGACGCGGTCGACCAATACTTCCGGTCTCTCTTCGTGTGGGTGCCGGTGGATGTGTTCCGGTCGGTCCTCGTGCCGGGCTCGAAGCAGGCGTGGTCGGGCCAGTTCATCTTCCCCGGCGGGTTCCTGCTGCTGGGGCTGCTGATCGAGAACCTCGTCGCCGCGCATACGGTGCGATACAAGGTCCGGGCGCGCGGCAAGGGGCTGGGCGTCGGCGTCGCGCTGCTGTCGGCGTCGGTCTTGATGTTTGTCCTGACCGTGGCGGTACCGCGGCTGTCGATGGCGATCCAGCAGGACGTCGTGCTGATGCTGGGCATCTGGGCGTTGCCGATGCTGCTGGCGACGGTAGCGATGTATGTGCTGTTCGGCAGCCGGAAGGCCGGGATCGTACTGATCCACGTCGGGCTGCTGCTGCTCTTGACCGGCGAGTTCGTCACCGGGCTCGAAGCCGACGAGGGGCAGATGCAGATTTCTGAACACGGCGCGAGCAACTACACCTACGACATCCGGGAGGTCGAGCTGGCGCTGGTCGCGCCGCTTGATAACGGGAACGAGCGGCATGTCGTCGTGGCGCAGTGGATGCTGGAAGAGGCCGAGCAGACCGGCGAGCCGATCCGCGATGACGGGCTGCCCGCGTCCATTCGTGTCGAGGGGTTTTTGGCCAACAGCGTGCTCACCTCGGGGCGGTTTATCGGGATGGACGGCGCGCGGGTGGCGTGGGAGGCGGAGGAGGTCGAGCGCAACAGCGGGACCTCGGGCGCGTCGCGGGCGGACATGCCCAGTGCGAAGATCGCGATCCCGGACGAGACGGGCCAGATGCGCCAGTTCTGGGTGTCGGTCTATGAGTTTGTGGAGCCGACGTACATCGAGATCGAGGGTGTGCCCTGGCGGATTGAGCTGCGATTCAGGCGGACCTATCTGCCGTACACGCTCCAGCTCCACGACTTCCGAAACGACACGTTCACCGGCACGGGCGTCGCGAAGAATTACTCGAGCGACCTGCGCTTGATCGAGCCCGACGGCCTGGCCCGCGAGGCGTTTATCAAGATGAATCGGCCGTTGCGTTACGACGGCAAGGCGTTTTTCCAGTCCAACTTTTTCCAGGACCCGCTGAACCGCAACACCGGGACGATCCTGCAGGTCGCCCAGAACCCCGGTGCCCTGATGCCGTACATGGCGTGCGTCGTCGTGACGGTCGGGCTGTGTGTGCAGTTCGGTGGGTCGCTTCGGCGTTACGGCCGACGCACCGCAGCGCAGGGGATCGGCTAG
- a CDS encoding DUF1501 domain-containing protein: MSQHDPKRPIFTPCGCADHTMGPSRREFLYAGLVGGLGLTLPQFFKLQAAQAEQKDYALREPVATSVIQIFLPGGMSAQETLDPKPYAPVEYRGPMGSIDTNVTGVKFGELMRNTAQIADKLTVIRSMTHGEAAHERGTHNMFTGYRPSPALQYPSMGAVVSHEMGPNGELPPYVCVPNIPNEFAGTGYLSSAYGAFALGSDPARDDFQVRDLSLPDDIDHQRFNRRQRMLEAVDAHFRDLESSDALDAMDEFYNRAYTMISSSVAREAFNLRDESDAMKEKYGKNPAGMRLLLCRRLAQAGVRFMSTTIGGWDHHQNIRDAMTGQVPSLDKAFAALITDLEEQGMLDSTLVILSTEFGRTPKINNDGGRDHYPRVFSIAMAGGGVNGGQVYGESDATSTAVGDKPVTVQDFAKTLYNQLGITGDKELMAPGGRPIEIVDGGRVLSEILANEA, from the coding sequence ATGAGTCAGCACGACCCTAAGCGTCCGATATTCACGCCCTGTGGCTGCGCGGACCACACGATGGGCCCGTCGCGTCGCGAGTTCCTCTACGCCGGGCTGGTCGGCGGGCTTGGGCTGACGCTGCCCCAGTTCTTCAAGCTTCAGGCCGCGCAGGCCGAGCAAAAGGACTACGCCCTCCGCGAGCCGGTCGCCACCAGCGTGATCCAGATCTTCCTGCCCGGCGGGATGTCGGCCCAGGAAACCCTCGACCCTAAGCCCTACGCCCCGGTCGAGTACCGCGGGCCCATGGGCTCGATCGACACGAACGTGACGGGCGTGAAGTTCGGCGAGCTGATGCGCAACACCGCGCAGATCGCCGACAAGCTGACCGTCATCCGCTCGATGACGCACGGCGAAGCCGCCCATGAACGCGGCACGCACAACATGTTCACCGGCTACCGCCCGAGTCCCGCGCTGCAGTACCCGTCGATGGGCGCGGTCGTCTCGCACGAGATGGGGCCCAACGGCGAACTGCCGCCCTACGTCTGTGTGCCCAACATCCCCAACGAGTTTGCCGGGACCGGCTACCTGTCCTCGGCCTACGGCGCGTTTGCGCTGGGGTCCGACCCGGCCCGCGACGACTTCCAGGTCCGCGACCTCTCGCTGCCCGACGATATCGACCACCAGCGGTTCAACCGCCGACAGCGCATGCTCGAAGCCGTCGATGCGCACTTCCGCGATTTGGAATCGTCCGATGCGCTCGACGCGATGGACGAGTTCTACAACCGGGCATACACGATGATCAGTTCGTCGGTGGCGCGCGAGGCGTTCAACCTCCGCGACGAGTCGGACGCGATGAAAGAGAAGTATGGCAAGAACCCGGCCGGGATGCGGCTGCTGCTATGCCGGCGCCTCGCGCAGGCGGGCGTGCGGTTTATGTCCACGACTATCGGCGGGTGGGACCACCACCAGAACATCCGCGACGCGATGACGGGCCAGGTGCCTTCGCTCGACAAGGCCTTTGCCGCGCTGATCACCGACCTCGAAGAGCAGGGCATGCTCGACTCGACGCTCGTGATCCTGTCGACCGAGTTTGGCCGAACCCCCAAGATCAACAACGACGGCGGGCGCGACCACTACCCCCGCGTGTTCTCGATCGCGATGGCGGGCGGCGGCGTCAACGGCGGGCAGGTCTACGGCGAGTCGGACGCGACCTCGACGGCCGTGGGCGACAAACCCGTGACGGTGCAGGACTTCGCCAAGACGCTCTACAACCAGCTCGGCATCACGGGCGACAAGGAACTTATGGCCCCGGGCGGTCGGCCCATCGAGATCGTCGACGGCGGCCGCGTGCTCAGCGAGATCCTCGCGAACGAGGCGTAG
- a CDS encoding PPC domain-containing protein: MKRNLSLLILPVLTAFVLLLCPAPARAGQPELHNIVQVAGQQGTDVEVRFYGRRLQDAPQVLFHTEGITAGPVEVVDNNQVKATLTIAPDAALGEHQLRIVTSSGVSEMRTFHVTALPTVSERDGDDENNNRFDQPQPIELDRTVLGRVRNEDVDYFVVEAKQGQRITAEVHAMRLGRAMTDLYVAIMNEARFELAASDDSSLLLQDPVASLIAPEDGRYIIMLRDSAYAGGDNCRYAMHVGTFARPRVVFPAGGQPGETLSVRFIGDAAGDFEQTVTLPAEANNDYGLSPQTNGARTPSPHRFRVNDLPNVIEQGDVDNSHWRPLEETPAAAIPAAFNGIIDTEGQHDWFKFEAKQGQVIDFAVYARSLRSPLDAVINIFKGDGGHLQGNDDQGGPDSKLRFTFPEDGVYYLRIRDHLGGGGPEFIYRVEATPVEPGLRVYPNRNDRNNVQVRQHLSVPQGNRAAILMRVERIDVGGAVELSCDLLPDGVTLQTDGWLNGTDQAPVVIEADADAPLGFRLVEVMGTRVRDNASPVIGGFRDNTALVQGNPNRTEYYHTALEKLPVAVTAHVGFRITAVQPAAPLVREGKMRLRITVERDEGYDQPIRLYMLFNPPGISSTGRVDIPGDQSEGVFEINANGNAPTNTWPLAVHGHAPATNGHAWVSTQLVHLTVEEPFIRGNVEMAACEQGQTARMIVKLQHPREWEGEAELKLLGLPAHATTQPQMITHGQEQAVFEITTTNETPVNQHRGVFCEVTLQVNAEPVVARATPNGTLRVDRPRPAQPAQTAAPAEQPQQPAEQEEQLTRLEQLRRDAQRQREQGGE; this comes from the coding sequence ATGAAACGAAACCTATCCCTGTTGATCCTTCCAGTGCTCACGGCGTTTGTTCTGCTGCTGTGCCCCGCCCCCGCCCGCGCGGGCCAGCCGGAGCTGCACAACATCGTCCAGGTCGCGGGCCAGCAAGGCACCGACGTCGAGGTCCGGTTCTATGGCCGACGTTTGCAGGATGCGCCGCAGGTTTTGTTCCACACGGAAGGCATCACCGCCGGGCCCGTCGAGGTCGTCGATAACAACCAGGTCAAAGCGACGCTCACCATCGCGCCCGACGCGGCGTTGGGCGAGCATCAGTTGCGGATTGTCACCAGCTCGGGTGTGTCGGAGATGCGCACCTTCCACGTCACCGCGCTGCCGACCGTGAGCGAACGCGACGGCGACGACGAGAACAACAACCGCTTCGACCAGCCCCAGCCGATCGAGCTGGACCGCACTGTGCTTGGCCGGGTCCGCAACGAGGACGTCGACTACTTCGTCGTCGAGGCCAAGCAGGGCCAGCGCATCACCGCCGAGGTGCATGCGATGCGGCTGGGCCGGGCGATGACGGATTTGTATGTGGCGATTATGAACGAGGCGCGTTTCGAGCTCGCGGCCAGCGACGACTCGTCGCTGCTGCTGCAGGATCCCGTCGCGTCGCTCATCGCGCCCGAGGACGGGCGGTACATCATCATGCTGCGCGACTCGGCCTACGCGGGTGGCGACAACTGCCGCTACGCGATGCACGTGGGCACGTTCGCCCGGCCGCGCGTCGTCTTCCCCGCCGGCGGTCAGCCCGGCGAAACGCTCAGCGTCCGGTTCATCGGTGACGCGGCAGGCGACTTCGAGCAGACCGTCACGCTGCCCGCCGAAGCGAACAACGACTACGGCCTATCCCCGCAGACGAACGGCGCTCGCACCCCTTCGCCCCACCGCTTCCGCGTCAACGACCTCCCCAATGTCATTGAGCAGGGCGATGTCGACAACAGCCACTGGCGTCCGCTCGAAGAGACCCCGGCCGCCGCGATCCCCGCGGCGTTCAACGGCATCATCGACACCGAGGGCCAGCACGACTGGTTCAAGTTCGAAGCGAAGCAGGGGCAGGTCATCGACTTCGCCGTCTACGCCCGCTCGCTGCGCAGCCCGCTCGACGCGGTCATCAACATCTTCAAGGGCGACGGCGGCCACCTCCAGGGCAACGACGACCAGGGCGGGCCCGACAGCAAGCTGCGGTTCACCTTCCCCGAGGATGGCGTCTACTATCTCCGCATCCGCGACCACCTCGGCGGCGGCGGCCCCGAGTTTATCTACCGCGTCGAGGCGACGCCGGTCGAGCCCGGGCTCCGCGTCTACCCCAACCGCAACGACCGCAACAACGTGCAGGTCCGCCAGCACCTTTCCGTACCGCAGGGCAACCGCGCGGCGATCCTGATGCGCGTCGAGCGCATCGATGTCGGCGGCGCGGTCGAGCTGTCGTGCGACCTGCTGCCCGACGGCGTCACGCTCCAGACCGACGGCTGGCTCAACGGCACGGACCAGGCACCCGTCGTGATCGAGGCCGACGCCGACGCCCCGCTCGGGTTCCGCCTGGTCGAAGTTATGGGCACCCGTGTCCGCGACAACGCGAGCCCCGTCATCGGCGGGTTCCGCGACAATACCGCGCTCGTGCAGGGTAACCCCAACCGGACCGAGTACTACCACACGGCGCTTGAGAAGCTGCCCGTCGCCGTGACCGCGCATGTCGGCTTCCGCATCACCGCCGTCCAGCCCGCCGCGCCGCTGGTCCGCGAGGGGAAAATGCGTCTGCGCATCACCGTCGAGCGCGACGAGGGCTATGACCAGCCGATCCGCCTGTACATGCTCTTCAACCCGCCGGGCATCAGCTCGACCGGCCGCGTCGATATCCCCGGCGACCAGTCCGAAGGCGTCTTCGAGATCAACGCCAACGGCAACGCGCCGACCAACACCTGGCCCCTCGCGGTCCACGGCCACGCGCCGGCGACCAACGGCCACGCCTGGGTCAGCACCCAGCTCGTCCACCTCACCGTCGAAGAACCCTTCATCCGAGGCAATGTCGAGATGGCCGCATGCGAGCAGGGCCAGACCGCCCGCATGATCGTCAAGCTCCAGCACCCCCGCGAATGGGAAGGCGAAGCCGAGCTCAAGCTGCTCGGGCTCCCCGCCCACGCGACGACCCAGCCGCAGATGATCACACACGGCCAGGAGCAGGCCGTCTTCGAGATCACCACCACGAACGAGACCCCGGTCAACCAGCACCGCGGCGTGTTCTGCGAAGTCACGCTGCAGGTCAACGCCGAGCCCGTCGTCGCCCGCGCGACGCCCAACGGCACGCTCCGCGTCGACCGTCCGCGCCCGGCCCAGCCCGCGCAGACTGCGGCGCCGGCCGAACAGCCCCAGCAGCCGGCCGAGCAGGAAGAACAGCTCACCCGGCTCGAACAACTCCGACGCGACGCCCAGCGCCAACGCGAACAGGGAGGCGAGTAG